AAGAGCTTATAGTAGCTATGAATCGCGGTGCTGAAAAAGCCGCTGATAAGGCTCTGCCAATTTTTGGTGATGCCATTGTAAGTATGAGCTTTGATGACGCTTTGGGCATACTTCAGGGTTCTGATACCTCTGCAACACATTACTTCTATAGCAAGACCAATCAGGCATTGTTCAATGCTTTCCAGCCAGATGTGAAGAGTGCACTTGACCAGACTGAGGCCAATGCCATATACACGAGCATCGTAGGCTTTTTAAATTATGAGTACAATACCGGGCTGGGTACAGTTAAGGTGAGCGATTTTATCAATACATCGCTTCCCGAAACTATTGATGGCTACGCTACAGAAAAGGCCATAGATGGTTTGTTTTATCTGATTGGTAACGAAGAGACCAAGATCCGGCAAGACCCGTTCGCCTGGGGAAGCAGTATAATTGAAAAGGTCTTTGGAAGCCCCGAAGCTCAGGGATAAAAAAATATTGTAAACTAGTAAAAGCGTACCATAAAAAGTACGCTTTTTTTATCTTCGGATCATCACCACTTCCCACGTAACTACCTCTAAATGATCACCTTAAAATACCAAGCCTCATCAATCAAATATTTCCAAAAATTCCATTATATAACATAATTTATACAAAAACACCCAAAAAGAAAATTACCGGTTAATTCTTGTTTCTGAACTTTCATTATTATAAGTTTCGGGTTAAAATATTTTTTAACTTTTAGCAATTATATTTTTTTAAAGGACATCTTCCTTATCCCTAAAACACATCCCATATAATGAAAAAAATCTACTTACTTACCTTAAGTATGCTGGTTACACTATGTGTAACTGCTCAGGACATTGACAGTGCATACTTTAATATGACTTTGGAGGAGCTTATGAATATTGAAGTTACCACCGCCTCCTTACAGTCAGAATCGATGCTTAAAACACCGGTGCCTATGACGGTGGTTACCCGTGAAATGATAGACGCCATAGGAGCACGAAATATCAAAGAAGTATTAACTACCTATGTACCAGGCTTCACCGCCGTAGAAGACCACAATGAAATGAATGTCAGCATGCGCGGCATATACGCCTCTGCTCAGCAAAAAATACTTTTTATGGTAAACGGACACAGGTTAAACTCTCGGGCATACTCTATGTCCAACCCCGATTACAGCATAAGCCTGGACAAGGTCAAGCAAATTGAGGTTGTGAGAGGTCCCGGCTCTTCTATATACGGTAACGTTTCACTTACAGCAGTAGTAAACATTATCACGATCAAAGGGTCGGAGCTGGATGGCACCCAGGTAAAGGTTGCCAGTGGAAACCATGGGCAGCAATACATATCTGCTGCTGCCGGTACCGGGCTCGGCGTGGATAAGGATATCCTGGCCTGGGGCTATCATTATTCTGCCGAAGGTGAAAAAAGAGATATTAATGCGGCTGATGACTATAGCTCAGCTACAACAGAAGATGGTGTGGCATATCTCGGTGCCGTGCAGGGTGATTATGATATCGGCATTCAGGCAACCATGGGTAAATTCGACATTTTCTTTAATACGACCAAGGGAAAAATACAGCAGCCTTTCACCGATGGTGGCGGCACCGGTGAAATATATAACAAGAATGATTTTGACGACATCTTTGGCGAAGAGCCCGGCCTGGGACAGGAAATGAGGCGTGTAAAAGTGGGCTACACCAGTACTTTCTCCAAATCGGTAGATTTTAAACTTGATCTTTATGGTGATAACACAAAGGTTTTAGGACACCTGATAGCATCGCCCGTTAACCGTGTCAATTCGGTAGTAGCCTGGTGGGACCGTGACCTTGGCGGTATAGCTCAATTTACATTTCACTACCCAAAAGGGAACGTACTGATAGGCACTCAGGTAGATTGGATGAATGTATATGACAGTTTTCTGGCCACATCTGCTAATGGCACCGGCATTTTGGATACCTTTTTAGATACGGCCACACCTTTGATGGAGGAAGGAGAGGAGATCATATACTCTGGCTTTACACAATGGAAACACAACCTCACTGATAACCTTCTGGTCAATGCTGGCTTCCGCTACGACATTAAAAACCGACATGAAGGTGACAATGTGGATGCGCTTAGTCCCAGGTTGGCACTTATTTATGAGGCGAGTTCATCGCATAATGTCAGGCTTTCTTACTCCAAGTCCTTTGTAGATGCCCCTTATTGGTACCGCTACAATAGTCTCCCCTCTTATTCAGGCTCAAGGGATTTGCTGCCTGAGAACCTGCAGGCGTTGCAGTTAACGCTGGACTCAAGATTGTTATCTTCAAAAGTTTACAATAATATCAACTTCTTCTACCAGTCTCTGACTGATTTTATTTATCGTGATCCCGAGGCTGGCCCCGAAGACCCTAAATATAGAAATGCCGGGTCATTAACCAGTTGGGGAATAGAGGAGCAGGTAAGAACAAAAGTGGGTAATCTTGATATACTTGCAAATGCCACCTATCAGCATGCGATAGATGCCACGGACTACGAAGTGGATGATTCAAAAATATCGAATATCCCCTCTTTTACAGCTAATGTGATTGGTACTTATTATTTTTCAAACAGGGTATTTTTTAACGTTGGCTTAAAATATGTCTCCTCACAGTTTTCTCCAATCACCGCTCTGGGTTCGGACTCAAGTGTACCTGACAACTACACGGATGCGGCTTTTGTCATCAATACCGGACTAAATGTAAAATTCAATGACCTTGTGGTGGACCTGAGAGTAAAGAACATTGCTGATACCAAATACTATCAGGGTGGCAGTACCCGCTTTGCTTATCCTCAGGAGGGCAGATGGATTACTGCTTCTTTGCAGTATACTTTCAGGAATAACTAACTAAACGTGTTGTGCAAAAGACCTGTCGGGGGACAGGTCTTGGGGTAGAAATACAAAGTTTAAATCTCCGGTCGTGAATGACTGGAGATTTTTTTATTTCCCGATGGCTTTAATTACTCTGTCCTCTTGTATTAACACATCTCTCATGAGGAGGTTATATGGAAATGTCTTGTGCTTAGACAATTTAAACGCCTCCTGGATTTTGGTCAAGGAGTTCGCAGTCACTAGAGAAAGATTCAACTCGTAGTCCAAACCACAATCTTTAACAAAGTCGTCAGAAAAATCAGGAGCTATCAATAATGACTTTATCACTTTATGACCATTCTTTTCCGCAAGTTTCATATAAGATTTTAGCTGGCGCGAAACAGAGCTAAATTTGTTATACCCACTTTCTTTCACCGACTTACACTCCACGAGTATCAGATCATCGTTACCCATATTGAGCAGAATGTCAATTTTGTCTTTAGAGGTATTGATTTGCTTTCTTAAATCTTCATCAACCGAAAATCCAAGGTTCGAAAATATTTTCTTCGTAAGTGTTTCAAACAATATCCCAATCTCCGCCTCTTTTACTGTAATTCCATTCTCTTTTAATGTACCCAAGTCTCTATAGCCAATGCTAGAATAGTTCTCCAAATATAAATTTTCAGCATCCGTGTAATTATCAAGGATATTAACAATTACATCTCCCCGAGTCTTTATATCTCTTTTTTCACAGAATTTACAGAGTTCAGCCTCCGGTATAATCTCTAAAACATCTATAGGTTTGATATTATAATCAAGCAAATAGCTGCTTTTCATGACATTTTCATCTTGCAACTCAAACTCATCTTTCAGTAGCTTATTAACTTTTGGAATGGTCTCTCCAAGTTCAATAAGCAGTTTCTCATAACCGTCAATCGATATTCCTACTTTATCATCCCTCTCTATATCTTCAAAGTAACTAACAAGGTTTGCTAACTTATCTTCGATGGTGACTCCTTTAAGGGGTGTAACTATTCTAAGTTTATTGTCGCACAAATCATTGATGAATTTCTTCTTTTCGGTCAGAGTAACACCTTCTTTATGTATATCGTTAACCAGAACACCCGTAAATGAAATTCCCTCCTTTATTATACCCTTCATCTTACTGTCCAAGTCTTTCCGCCAGTCCATATTGTGCTTTTTACAAATCATATTAATTTGTGGCTCCCTAAGCTGGCGCAGCACCCTTCTGAAAAATTTATCAGCTACGTTTTTACCTTTAACCTTTCTTAGTACTGAAACTACCTCGTCCGCTACATAAACCATATTTGTCTTTTTGGAGTAAAATATGATTCCGAGGTTTTTGAGTTCGTTAATAATGGTATCTATATCCATCTGCTTTACAGAAACTACCATATAATTGATAAGCTTAACTTCCTCGTTTGATAACTCAAGTTCTCGGGCTAGGGTATTTAGCATTGACTGTTCATCAGAACTTACTTTACATTCCAAATTGTTTTCCAAATCATTGTTTAATGCCGTATTTACACATGCCCTGTAAATTTGGTAGT
This region of Fulvivirga ulvae genomic DNA includes:
- a CDS encoding DUF4197 domain-containing protein, encoding MRHFLKIFIFSSFFFFISCDELDNGLTNGEIVAGLKEALNVGLDNSVTTASSVDGYLKNEIIKILLPPEVKSLQNTIQTGSINLGFTSVPYSTILNAYVALNPDINSDPFEELIVAMNRGAEKAADKALPIFGDAIVSMSFDDALGILQGSDTSATHYFYSKTNQALFNAFQPDVKSALDQTEANAIYTSIVGFLNYEYNTGLGTVKVSDFINTSLPETIDGYATEKAIDGLFYLIGNEETKIRQDPFAWGSSIIEKVFGSPEAQG
- a CDS encoding TonB-dependent receptor plug domain-containing protein: MKKIYLLTLSMLVTLCVTAQDIDSAYFNMTLEELMNIEVTTASLQSESMLKTPVPMTVVTREMIDAIGARNIKEVLTTYVPGFTAVEDHNEMNVSMRGIYASAQQKILFMVNGHRLNSRAYSMSNPDYSISLDKVKQIEVVRGPGSSIYGNVSLTAVVNIITIKGSELDGTQVKVASGNHGQQYISAAAGTGLGVDKDILAWGYHYSAEGEKRDINAADDYSSATTEDGVAYLGAVQGDYDIGIQATMGKFDIFFNTTKGKIQQPFTDGGGTGEIYNKNDFDDIFGEEPGLGQEMRRVKVGYTSTFSKSVDFKLDLYGDNTKVLGHLIASPVNRVNSVVAWWDRDLGGIAQFTFHYPKGNVLIGTQVDWMNVYDSFLATSANGTGILDTFLDTATPLMEEGEEIIYSGFTQWKHNLTDNLLVNAGFRYDIKNRHEGDNVDALSPRLALIYEASSSHNVRLSYSKSFVDAPYWYRYNSLPSYSGSRDLLPENLQALQLTLDSRLLSSKVYNNINFFYQSLTDFIYRDPEAGPEDPKYRNAGSLTSWGIEEQVRTKVGNLDILANATYQHAIDATDYEVDDSKISNIPSFTANVIGTYYFSNRVFFNVGLKYVSSQFSPITALGSDSSVPDNYTDAAFVINTGLNVKFNDLVVDLRVKNIADTKYYQGGSTRFAYPQEGRWITASLQYTFRNN